The Lolium rigidum isolate FL_2022 chromosome 2, APGP_CSIRO_Lrig_0.1, whole genome shotgun sequence genomic interval CGAGACGGACGCCGTGCTCAGGGTCAGCCTCGGCaacttcctcttcttcaccatcctCGCCCTCATCATGGCGGGAATCAAGGACCAGAAGGACCCGCGCGACAAGCTCCACCACGGAGGGTGGATGGCCAAGGTCTTCTGCTgggtcgtcatcgtcttcctcatgTTCTTCGTGCCCAACGGGGTAGTCAGCTTCTACGGTGAGCAACTTTTGATGTTTGATGTCCACTGCACATGGTAAAACATAATCGTGGACATAGATGCTAGAATGACGTTTGATCGATCGACAGGCACCACAAATCAACCAAACCAAGCTGATTGTATAGCCCACTTTTTCACCTCCAGTGGCAGGATGCAGCTTATTGTATATATCCCGTTTGATATTGAATGCACATGGTTAACATAATCGTGCAGATGCTAGGATGACGTTTAATTGAAGGATGCCACTAATCACCTAAAAAGGACTAGTTAGACACTTACAAATAACAAAACCATAGGAGAGACATGCACTAAAAAAATGAGAAGACGGAGATGACTTAATCAAAAAGATATTTAAAATGTGTAGATGCAGGCCAAATGCAGGAACATCTGTTCTGAGCTATGAAGGCATAAAGTAGAGTTTCCAGAAATTATGGCATATCCTGAGACACACGTGGTTGGAGTGGCGTATTCTATATTAAATTAAGAAATCGTTGATAAGTGTATATGATAAGTAGTCTCAGTGTTGGCCAGATTTCTATTGAATTAGGAAATTGTGTAGTAATAAAAGTTGGCACTGTTGCATTTATGTTCGTCTCAAGGATGTTTGTACTTCCACATCCTTGACTTCGCTAGATGCAAGCCAACTACTTTTCGGAATAACATTTGCTCCCGCACTTGTTTGTAGCATATGTATGGCTGCTTTTTTTATCTGGTAAATGAAACCTGAATTGGGAAACCTTCATTATTTTCTTTATAAAATGATACTGGTTTGCTGGTCTATAGTTTAATCTAGCTGTTGTCTTTCCTTGCGCTATAAAATTCCCTAACCATCAGACTAGTGATGCTATTTCCTGTTTCTTGACAGTTTATAACTTCAATTTATTTTACACTAGTGTTAGATATGTGACATTTGGATTTATTGTAGCTGCGTGGTCATCATTATGAAGTCGGTGATGCTTACTCTAGTTATATTTTTTTTGCAGAATCGATATCCAAGTTCGGATCTGGACTGTTCCTTCTTGTTCAGGTTGTTCTTTTGTTGGACTTTGTGCATGGATGGAATGAGAACTGGGTTGCTAAGGATGAACAGTTCTGGTCAGTAGTTTGTCTTTGCACTTACTTTAGCTGGCTTCCATTAATTAGTATGTCTAGAGTTCTGTTTTGTTCTCTCAAGATATGCTCTTATTTACTTCATGTTCATCGCTGCAGGTACATGGCTCTGTTGGTTGTTTCGGTTGTTTGTTATATTGCCTCGTTCGCTTTCTCTGGCCTACTCTTTCACTGGTTCACTCCATCAGGACAGGACTGCGGACTCAATATGTTCTTCATTGTCTCCACATTGATTCTTGTGTTTTTGTTCGCCATTGTTGCACTCCACCCGAAGGTATTCTGTCGTAAATTTTTTGTCTTACAACTTAGTTGTTTTAGTGTTCGGTTGATCCAGAATCTTCTCCTGGTTATACCATGAAGAGTTCAGATGATACGTGTTTGTGCATTTTGATAATTGCTATCAAGGATTGTTTTACAACCTAACTTGAAGCTGTGACACCAGTTATCGATGCTATTACATGTGCATGGGATTAGCTTTTTTGCTTCTATAAAAGATGAAATTTTGGTTTATGACTTTGGCAGATCAATGGAAGCCTGTTGCCTGCATCAGTAATCGGCCTCTACTGCACCTACCTGTGCTACAGTGGACTCTCCAGTGAGCCAAGGGACTATGAGTGCAACGGGCTTCACAACCACTCCAAAGCTATGTCAACCAGTAGCCTTACGTTGGGACTGTGTACCACCATCCTATCTGTGGTCTATTCCGCTGTTCGTGCTGGCTCTTCTGCAACTGTGCTCTCAGCACCAGATTCACCACGTGCCGGTTAGCTTGCCTTCTCTGGCAACTAAACTAATTATTATGTAGTGTGTGTTGCTAAACTTGTTGACATTTGCTTCAGGTGCCGACAAGCCATTGCTCCCCTTCAGCAAGGCAGATGAGGAGGATACCAAGGAGGTGGCAAAGCCGGTGACATACTCCTACTCATTCTTCCACCTCATTTTCTCCCTGGCAAGCATGTACTCGGCGATGCTCTTGACTGGCTGGTCTACCTCAGTTGGCGAGAGCGGGAAGCTTGTTGATGTCGGGTGGCCATCTGTCTATGTCAGGATGGCAACCCAGTGGGCAACGGCTGGCCTGTTCATCTGGTCTCTCATTGCTCCCCTGCTGTTCCCTGACAGGGAATTCTAGGTTGACCTCTTTACTTGCTGAGGGCGCATCATCTGTTAAGTGCACCTTACTTATCAAACGTGTCGGCTGTCATAGCTAAGTTGACCATCTGTATCGGTACTATTGTGTGAGCAAACCCATGGCGAGGAGCCTGTGTTGGTGTTTGTGTAAGGTTGTTGAGTCTGGTCTGCATAAAATGTGTGACATCAGGCATTGTGCCAGTATTTGAACGGTGAAGAAACGGTCTTTGATTGTATATATATTGAAGTCTTATGTTCGGTTGATGTCTTGCATTTTGTGTTTCACTGTGACAAGGAGGCAACCAATGAAAGCTTGTCTAAATTACTGTATCATGATTTCCCATGCCAAAAACAAAACTGGCTGTTGATTCCTACACATATATTCTTTGGAAatgatgattttttttaaatcgaAAATGATGATTTTCTTGAGTAGTTGAAATTCTGTCCATCTTATTGACTGTTGCTATATTAAGTTTCAATAGCAAAATGTTTCTCATATATAGTTAGATACAAATATAGGGCTAAAATGAAGATTTATTCCTACCAAGCTAGAATATACTGAACTTCGAGTTTAATCTCATCACAACCTTCTGTGCCTCCTAATGAAATTGGTTGTGGTCAAAGAAACCACCGAGCACTTCATTAGATAGGATAAAGCGTTTCTGAACTAGGGCTCATGCTTCTGGTTGAATAAAAAATAGCaaataaatttttaaaaatataaaaaaattgtaCAATGAAAATGAACAAGTGTTCAACCCACTGCACACTAAAAATTTCTGAGAAGTGTGTGATCTGCGTAAAAAGGACAAACTCCGAGTACCTAATTTTTTTATTTAACCAGGAGCATATAAGCTCGGATACAAATATACAGCGGCTAAAGTGAAGAATTATTCCTACAGACTAGAATATACTAACGAACGTAATGTTTAATCTCATCACAGCCTTCTGTGTGTCCTAATGAAATTGGTTGTGATCAAAGAAACCACGGAGCCACACGCGTACGACGCCGCAGCGAGCACGGCGGCGGACGCCAGCAAGACGACCTTCCACTGCCTGGTCGCCGCCAGGACGGCcgctgccaccgccaccgcggcgAGGACGACGAAGGCATTCTTCAGCGCGGTGTACTTGTTGACAGTGTCCCTGCAGCCCTTGCAGTGCACGACGTGCCGGAAGTACCTGTTGGTCGGGTTGGGCGCGTGCGGCGTGCCGAGCCCGCCCTTGGCCGGGAACGACGCTGAGATCCCTGCCACGGCCCCCGCCGGCGCCTGCTCCACGACGGCCGGCAACGCGGGCGTCTTGAGCGTGCTGTGGCCGAAATAGTAGGGCATGCCGTGGCCTGCCCTGTCCATCCACCGGCGGTACTCCGCCACCCAGGTGTCGGACGACCGGAGGTTGAGGTACAGCTCCTTGGTGGGCACCTTCTCCCTCATGAGCACCTCGTTCTGCGACGACAGGAACCCCATGTCCTGCTCGAACACCTTGCCCGCGTTCTGGTGCATGTACCACTTGGGCATCACCTTCAACAGCGGCGAGGTCGCCGTGGACCCGAACCGCACCACCAGCATCGATTTCCCCTGCCCCGCCGGCCGGCACAGGAAGTGCGCCGAGAAGCACTGCTCCTTGCCGTCCTTGTCCGTGTACTCGAGCGTGTTGGTGAGCACGCAGGGCGCCTCGAACCGGAGCGCGTTGCGGAGGTGCGGCGACCGCTCGCGCCACCAGTGGCCCGCGAAGCCGCGGGCCGTGCGCTCGGCGACGTCGAAGGCCAGCGGCTGCGCGTCCTCCCGCTTGGCCGTCCAGTCGGTGCGGTCGTGGGAGATGGGCACGTGCGCCGGGTCCATGAGGTTCTCGAGCAGGATGGAGTGGTCGTAGGGGAGCTCGTGGACGGTGGACAGGTCCGTGAACCCCGGCCGCGAGTACGGCTCGAAGAAGGGGAGCTTCTTGGCGTCCGGCGGGTTCGACGGCGACATCCACACCCACACCACGCCCTGCGAGTCCCGCACCTCGTAGTTGCGCGCGCACGCGTTGCGTGGGATCTTGGCGCCGTCAGGCAGCTGCACACATGTCACACACGATTCATGGTTTTTCTCAGACGTGCTCGATGAAGCGATGGGGTAAAAATTGGATTGCAGGATAAGCAGGGGAGGGAGACCTGTGGGATCTTGACgcacttgccctgcccgtcgaactgcCACCCGTGGTAGAGGCACTCCAGCTTGCCGTCGACGAGCTGACCTTCTGATAGCTTGGCTAACCTGGCGGACGATCATGAATGTTTGGATCGTGTGAGTTGGAGCAGCTATGTGAGTAATACTACTGTATAAAATCTTAGTTGCTGATCATGGAGGTTTAATCTGAACATATGAAGAGGGATTTCTAAATTTCCatgcacggatttgggttatttaGTTATGAAGCCAGATGAACAGGTACTGTACACTTGTCAAGACAGACATCTGGCGTGCCAACACTGTGACAAGGGGATCACTGACTGACTGGCTGAAGACTAGAGTAAATGATCAAGAATTTTTCAGATCAGCGAGAGAGATGATGGGGCAGGCAGGCACCTGTGCGGGCAGCGGTCCTCGTGGCAGCGGAGCACGCCGTCGGCGTCGCGGTAGAGCACGAGCTGCCGGTCGTACACGGTGAGCGGGAGCGCCGCGTCGTCGGGCACCTCCTTGGTGAGGTACAGCGGGTACCACTCCTCCTGCCAGTCGTACTTGGCGGCCCCGTCCGCCGCCACCTCCTTGGGGAACAGCACGCCGTCCTCCTGCGTGCCGGTCtcccctccaccaccgccgcccagcatctcccttgccgccgccgcctgctgtCGATCCCGACGCCACGCGCTGCCGCagccggagtcgccggcgagttcTTGAGCCGAGGAGCAACGGCGGAGGAGATGGAGAGGAGGGAGGGCCGTGACAGTGTGGTGGGAGGAAGAAGCGTCGTCATGTCTGGTGGTTTGGTTGGCGCACAGAGCTCGCTCGATGCCCTGGATAAAAATCTCCAGAACGGGACGAGGTTTGCATGAGGACACGCGTCACGGCTCTTCCTTCCCGCTACGTTCCACGTGAGACTTCCCTCGCCCTGCGTCCTTGTCGTGCACAACCAGGACGAATTCGACGATCTACGCCATGTCCAGATAACTTTGGAAGCTACAAATCCCTGTCAGCGTGTGAATTTTCTTTCGTACACACCCACACAGTTTTCACGAAGGATAACACTCCtcaaaaggaagtgtgaacgtagTTAAGCTgttgtgtttttttttccttACTTAAGAGTGAGTCGATTAGAGTTTTAAAATGGGTTTTGCAGTTCTCAGCTAGCTAAGAACTAAGTTTATGCTAAGTTAAGTTCTACACCATTAAATTTACTTCGTGATACGTGCTAGTTATCAGTTGAACATGAGTTGCAACTAACAGCTGATGACATGTCACTGGATCCCCTTATTCCTCTTCTGCCTTCTCAGCTTTGGAGACGACCAGCGGTGTGGAGACCTGCCAGTCCTGCGAATAATGGCGACGGTCCTTTGATTTCTTCTTGCGCCAAGATGCAGATCTGCCGGTGCATGTCCTCATCGATCTGGCGGATgggtcgtgttccggaaggctccgccggcgctcCATTGGGCGAATCAAGCCTGGAGGTTGCCGGATCGGGTGGAATTTGgttgtgcgcacccatgttttttctctggccgtttggttacagagggagcgcttcgaagctctgttgGCGGTTATTATCATGGAGCATGTTTTCGTTCCGCGGTGATGGCGGAGAATGAAATGGAAGCCGAGATCTATGGTCTTGCAATGGTGACTCGAGTCTGGGTGGCGAGGAGGAATTGGCTTCGTGATCGGTGTCTTTGGAGCAGCGGCATGcgagtgggggcgactgcacaggagaagttcaaagtcttacctttcagggtgaaaattctaggtctggccttaattggttgtgtctgacaatgtccttgttgaaggcattgttttgagagtgaggattttcttcagggtgaaaacctaagatctatgatcgggtgacgacggcgctggtgcactgttaccttcttggaggcgtcgcttttgcagAAGCTCAACTTCTGGTGCTGTCATGGTGGTGTTAGTGATGTTGTTTAAAAGATTAGATCACTGTAGCGGGGCTTTTCTTTTTTtggtaattcttctttcttttttggatTTATGCATCCATGCCGCTAGGGCTGTGCTTTGTTgcagatgctaggtgtaattggtatctttgtgatattaaaatatactctttgtcgaaaaacagttgatgacatcatctgactgagaacgagttagttctcagtcgactgagaaatagccACGCCTTTTAGAAATACTTCTGTATTGTCATTTTCTCAGGGTGTAAGTGGGCATCCAAGGTCTCTTAGTCTTTCCTTACCAAAATTTTCCGTACAACCCCAAAAAACAGAGCCGGGTTCCAATAACACTTACTTTTTTGAAATTCTCCACCGGATTTGGCAATGTCCTTTTTCTGCTGTACTTTTATTGGTTATATGCATCCTCGATGCTTAGCTCATGAGCTTGAACTCTCTTACAGTACCTAAGTACTTTTCCAAACAATCAACAACATACCGTCCTTAATAAAACTACTCGCAAGAAACTAGATCATGGTATCCTAGCAAACACCAAACATCCCTGCATCACAGAACTGCTCGCAACTTGAGCCCTGGGGGCGCAATGTACACCGTGATTGGCGCTTTTATGTCGACGACTTCCTCTAGACTGGTCAGGTCCTGCCGTCCACTCGCCGAGCTGCTCTGTGCGCTTATGAGTGTGTAGTATATTGATTCGGGTGTTCATAGTGTCATTCTACCAAGGTCTCCATCTTCGAGAATGATGCAGTGATGGGTTTCTGTGGCCCACCCTTTCGCCATTCTTGTTGGCTGGCGGTTCAAGGCGAGCCTTTATAGTCGTGTGTCTTGGGTTTGTGTTGTAAGTCGTGTATCATGTGGTGATGATGGAGTTGTAGCCATTCGTGACATTTCTTCTTCTATATGATTAATACACTTTCTAACGTGGAGTTTCCAAGGCAACACCCATGGTTCATGGACTTAAATTTAACAAAGAGGTGCGCTGACGAATTTGTCAGTTGACAAGAAAAGAGGAGGCGTGAGTCGAACTAGGTTTTACAAACACCTAATTATCAGTTTatcccactagtagaaaacaagcCTTTCGTCACGCCTCTTTCGTCCCAACCGTGTCCTAGGACGGGACTAAAGGCCTGACCACGTCGCCCCGAATCCGCCCAATCGTACGGCACCCATAGGTCCCGGTTCGTTAGGACCCATTTTCCCCGGTTTGTatcccaaaccgggactaaagggttttgcggCTCGCTGTGCTTgtcggtaccccctttagtcccggctggtgacaCGAGCCGGGACATAAAGTCGAACGGTTCATTCCCGCGGAAGCCGATCGTCCTCGCCATTACTGGCGCGGAAATCGATCGTCACGCGCCTCGCGGCCACGGGAATTtgggtcgccggcgccggcggccagcCATGGGAATTGATCACCCGGTTGCTGGCATGTTCATGTTCATCTTCCTTTCCTTTATATGCCTCACATCTTCTCCACCATTGCCACACACATTTttcacatctccatcatctcctcTACCAAAAATTTGTCTCTCCATCGACGTTTCGGCCTCAATGGAGCACCTCGCGCGCGACCCGGCTCCTCGATCTCGGATATACCACCTCATGGGCGAAGGGATGTCTTTCAAGATCACGGTCGCTCTCCGTACAAGAagggtggagaagtggatccgGGTCGTCAAGAGGGACTATCTCGACAACGCACCAATCAAGTGCGTCGGCTTGGACTGCGATTTCACCAACCCTCGCGAGGGTGATCAGGGGCCgccgtccttcaactctcggtggcgTCCGAGAATTTGGTATTCCAGATTTGTTGGGCTGATGAAGTGCCACAAGTTCTCAAGGAGTTCTTGCAGGACAAGAGCATCAGATTCTGCGGCGCGGCTATCGGCAAGGAAGTGGAAATGCTGAGTCCTTACTGTATTCATATTACTTCTGCGTTCGATCTCCAGAAGATACTCCCAAATCCCACCAAAAATCCCATTTCGAGTCTATATGATCTGGCGAATTCTATCATTGGGACAAATCTTAATAATTAGAAGaggaagaagtacaagaagaaagaCGCCGCggaagaaaaagaagattaaatgatattTGGGTGGGCCAATGTTCCATTGAGCTACGAGCAAGTGCGCTATGCCGCTATGGACGCTCGTCTCGGCTTCGAGATGGCTAGGAGTTATTGGGAGCTAGTTGGATGCAATAGCCATGTTGATCGTCTCAACATGTAAAGACCTATGTGTCTTTCTATAAATCGTCTTCAATATATATTGAACTATGTGTATGAACTGTGTGTCTTTCTATAAATCGTCTTCAATATTTGTATGAAATCCTAGCGACATTTTTTCTTGTGTATTTTACATTTCTGCATTCACTGAGTCCTGGGGCACGTTTCTTGTATACCTAAGTTACATTAGTCCATGCCTCTCTAAGGAGGAGGCCCTAAGGATGGCCATGGACGCCTCGTGCatgccgctgatgtctacgggtgcttctattcttgtagacagtgttgggcctccaagagcagaggtttgtagaacagcagcaagtttcccttaagtgaatcacccaaggtttatcgacctcagggaggtagaggtcaaagatagtcctctcaagcaaccctgcaattaagatacaagaagtctcttgtgtccccaacacacctaatacacttgtcagatgtataggcgcactagttcggcgaagagatagtaaaacacaggtggtatagatgaatatgagtggtaataacaatctgaaataaatatggcagcgggtaaacatgcagtagaacagtaagtaagcggtgtttgcagtattggaaacaatgcctagggatcatactttcactagtggacactctcaacattgatcacataataaataataacttcttatcatttgtgctacatacactcttttgttggatgacaaacaccattcgttgtgtagggctacaagagctccctcaagccggagttaacaagcgccacaacattcagcattcatatttaagtaaccttagagcataatagatctttgcaaaataaaccgagaactaacatagcatacacactttcaccattacactatgaaagggggaatagatcacataaatactatcatagtgatgattaactccataacctacaagagattatgatcatagcctacgacaagaactacacggtgcacacactgtcgcctttacaccatgcaggaggaatagactactttaataacatcacatgagtagcacatagactagtagcgatacaaagctcatcatatggatctcaattatgcatagcaattcatgagatcattgtattggagtacagagagagagattaaccacatagctaccggtacagcccttagcctcgggggagaactactccctcctcatcataggatacagcgatggcgatgaagatggcggtggtgtcgatggagatggctccgggggcaattccccgtcccggcagggtgccgaacgcagacttcgtcccccgaattggagtttcgcgatggcggcggcgcccctggagcttttctggagtttcgtcaatcggtatcgcgtttttaggtcgaaatgggtcttataggtgaagaggcggcgcaggtggggctccagggcgccctccccataggccggcgcggccaggcctgagcccgcgcggccctatggtgtgggggccccaggcctcccctctgactccccttcggtgtcctggtccgtctcggtgaattatgatgtttggtcttcacttcgtcgaattccgagaatattgcccgaacagcctttctggaaccaaaaacagcagaaaactggaactggcacttcggcatcttgttaataggttagttccggaaaacgcat includes:
- the LOC124692253 gene encoding probable serine incorporator gives rise to the protein MWAASCLASCCAACACEACRTAVGSIGRRSARIAYCGLFALSLLASWVLREVAAPLLQSIPWINHFSKTPDREWFETDAVLRVSLGNFLFFTILALIMAGIKDQKDPRDKLHHGGWMAKVFCWVVIVFLMFFVPNGVVSFYESISKFGSGLFLLVQVVLLLDFVHGWNENWVAKDEQFWYMALLVVSVVCYIASFAFSGLLFHWFTPSGQDCGLNMFFIVSTLILVFLFAIVALHPKINGSLLPASVIGLYCTYLCYSGLSSEPRDYECNGLHNHSKAMSTSSLTLGLCTTILSVVYSAVRAGSSATVLSAPDSPRAGADKPLLPFSKADEEDTKEVAKPVTYSYSFFHLIFSLASMYSAMLLTGWSTSVGESGKLVDVGWPSVYVRMATQWATAGLFIWSLIAPLLFPDREF
- the LOC124690044 gene encoding protein TIC 55, chloroplastic-like, translating into MLGGGGGGETGTQEDGVLFPKEVAADGAAKYDWQEEWYPLYLTKEVPDDAALPLTVYDRQLVLYRDADGVLRCHEDRCPHRLAKLSEGQLVDGKLECLYHGWQFDGQGKCVKIPQLPDGAKIPRNACARNYEVRDSQGVVWVWMSPSNPPDAKKLPFFEPYSRPGFTDLSTVHELPYDHSILLENLMDPAHVPISHDRTDWTAKREDAQPLAFDVAERTARGFAGHWWRERSPHLRNALRFEAPCVLTNTLEYTDKDGKEQCFSAHFLCRPAGQGKSMLVVRFGSTATSPLLKVMPKWYMHQNAGKVFEQDMGFLSSQNEVLMREKVPTKELYLNLRSSDTWVAEYRRWMDRAGHGMPYYFGHSTLKTPALPAVVEQAPAGAVAGISASFPAKGGLGTPHAPNPTNRYFRHVVHCKGCRDTVNKYTALKNAFVVLAAVAVAAAVLAATRQWKVVLLASAAVLAAASYACGSVVSLITTNFIRTHRRL